In Salinisphaera sp. LB1, one genomic interval encodes:
- the orn gene encoding oligoribonuclease, producing the protein MSYADDNLIWIDLEMTGLDPDADRIIEIATLVTDANLHILAEGPVLAVRQSDDRLQGMDQWNTRQHNASGLVARVRASSVDEVEAQRRTIEFLESYVPARRSPMCGNSICQDRRFLARYMPELEAYFHYRHIDVSTLKELARRWAPEVASGFSKDSSHLAMDDIRDSIEELSYYRDTLLKV; encoded by the coding sequence ATGAGCTACGCCGACGATAACCTGATCTGGATCGACCTCGAGATGACGGGCCTCGACCCGGACGCCGATCGCATCATTGAGATCGCCACATTGGTCACCGATGCGAATCTTCACATACTCGCCGAAGGGCCGGTCCTGGCCGTCCGCCAGAGTGATGATCGGCTGCAGGGAATGGACCAATGGAACACGCGCCAGCACAACGCCTCCGGGCTGGTAGCGCGGGTTCGCGCCTCGAGTGTTGATGAAGTCGAAGCCCAGCGTCGGACCATCGAGTTTCTTGAAAGCTACGTGCCCGCGCGTCGCTCGCCCATGTGCGGCAACAGCATCTGCCAGGATCGCCGCTTTCTCGCCCGCTACATGCCCGAGCTGGAGGCCTACTTCCATTACCGGCATATCGATGTCAGCACCCTCAAGGAACTTGCCCGCCGCTGGGCGCCCGAAGTGGCGAGCGGCTTCTCCAAGGATTCGAGTCATCTGGCCATGGACGACATACGCGACTCGATCGAGGAGCTGTCCTACTATCGAGATACCCTGTTAAAGGTTTGA
- a CDS encoding 4a-hydroxytetrahydrobiopterin dehydratase produces the protein MNSLADQKCAPCEGGTQPMTGQTVTDRMKQLSDHWQNADDEKIVGQFKFKNYYRTQAFVNAVAYIAHCEDHHPDITFGYNSCRIELTTHAIGGLSDNDFISAAKIDRLLN, from the coding sequence ATGAATTCGCTCGCGGATCAGAAATGCGCCCCCTGCGAGGGCGGCACCCAGCCGATGACGGGTCAGACGGTGACCGATCGCATGAAGCAGCTCAGTGATCATTGGCAGAATGCGGATGACGAGAAGATCGTAGGCCAGTTCAAGTTCAAGAACTATTACCGGACCCAGGCATTCGTGAACGCCGTGGCATACATCGCGCACTGCGAAGATCATCACCCCGATATCACGTTCGGTTACAACAGCTGCCGCATCGAATTGACGACGCACGCCATCGGTGGCCTGTCCGACAATGATTTCATCAGCGCAGCGAAGATCGATCGCCTGTTGAATTGA
- a CDS encoding deoxyribodipyrimidine photo-lyase, whose amino-acid sequence MKKRVIIWFRRDLRLADNPALHAALAAEFDSIVPVFIHAPDELGDWAPGGAQRVWQHFSLAALDTDLQALGSRLVIRHGPTIAALDALIEESGACAVYWNRLYDPDTIARDKRVKRHLEDANVQTASFNAALLHEPWTVSTRQNTPYKVFTPFWKAIRDQPVRNPLPAPEALPAVWSRIGSQALPDLGLLPNIRWDTGIRDAWQPGANGAHARLETFVNDTLGGYGDSRERPAQPGTSCLSPHLHFGEIGPRQIVHRVEEWLYDHGNESHREHANIFLSEIGWREFAHHVLFHFPNTPDEPLDPRFKHFPWAEDDEALQAWQAGRTGIPMVDAGMRELWATGIMHNRLRMTVASFLTKNLRIAWQHGERWFWDTLVDADLANNTLGWQWAAGCGADAAPFFRIFNPARQGERFDADGAYVRRWVPELSGLPDKHIHRPWAAPQKALDDAGVTLGQTYPNPIVDLKASRQAALDAFDRIKNT is encoded by the coding sequence ATGAAGAAACGCGTGATTATCTGGTTTCGGCGCGACTTGCGACTGGCGGACAATCCGGCGCTGCACGCTGCGCTCGCGGCGGAATTCGACTCGATCGTGCCGGTGTTCATTCATGCGCCTGACGAACTCGGCGACTGGGCGCCGGGCGGTGCGCAACGCGTCTGGCAACATTTTTCCCTTGCGGCGCTGGACACCGATCTACAGGCGCTGGGTTCGCGGCTGGTGATCCGGCACGGGCCGACGATAGCCGCGCTGGATGCGTTGATCGAAGAAAGCGGGGCATGCGCGGTCTACTGGAATCGGCTGTACGATCCCGACACGATCGCTCGCGATAAACGGGTGAAGCGCCACCTCGAGGATGCAAACGTCCAGACCGCCAGCTTTAACGCCGCCTTGCTGCACGAACCGTGGACCGTTTCGACCCGGCAGAACACGCCGTACAAGGTGTTCACGCCGTTCTGGAAAGCCATTCGCGACCAGCCGGTGCGAAATCCACTCCCTGCCCCCGAGGCGTTGCCGGCGGTGTGGTCCCGGATTGGTTCGCAGGCGCTGCCGGATCTGGGCCTGCTGCCGAATATCCGATGGGATACGGGCATCCGTGATGCGTGGCAGCCGGGCGCGAACGGTGCCCACGCGCGCCTGGAAACCTTTGTGAACGACACGCTCGGCGGCTATGGCGACAGCCGTGAGCGCCCCGCGCAGCCCGGCACGTCGTGTCTTTCGCCGCATTTGCATTTCGGTGAGATCGGGCCCCGCCAGATCGTCCATCGTGTGGAAGAGTGGTTGTACGACCACGGTAATGAATCGCATCGTGAGCATGCGAATATCTTTCTCAGCGAAATCGGCTGGCGTGAGTTCGCACACCACGTGTTGTTCCACTTTCCGAACACGCCCGATGAACCGCTCGATCCACGGTTCAAGCATTTCCCCTGGGCCGAGGATGACGAGGCCCTGCAGGCTTGGCAGGCAGGCCGCACCGGGATCCCGATGGTGGATGCCGGCATGCGCGAGCTTTGGGCGACCGGCATCATGCACAACCGCCTGCGCATGACGGTGGCGTCGTTCCTGACCAAGAATCTGCGGATCGCCTGGCAGCATGGCGAACGCTGGTTCTGGGATACGCTGGTGGATGCCGATCTTGCGAACAATACGCTCGGCTGGCAATGGGCGGCGGGTTGTGGCGCTGACGCCGCCCCATTCTTCCGTATATTCAATCCGGCACGCCAGGGCGAGCGTTTCGATGCGGACGGCGCGTACGTCCGACGTTGGGTTCCCGAGCTCAGCGGCCTGCCGGACAAACATATTCATCGGCCATGGGCCGCGCCGCAGAAAGCGCTCGACGATGCCGGCGTGACGCTGGGCCAGACCTATCCGAACCCGATTGTCGATCTCAAGGCTTCGCGCCAGGCGGCGCTCGACGCGTTCGATCGGATCAAGAATACATAG
- a CDS encoding BrnT family toxin, with the protein MINWGRVTGFDWDEGNSRKSAKKHKVSRSQAEEIFFNEPLMVMEDARHSQTEARYHALGETDDGRLLHITFTLRQSGTLIRVISARDMHRKERAVYEQVEKDS; encoded by the coding sequence ATGATCAATTGGGGACGAGTCACGGGCTTCGACTGGGATGAGGGAAACTCCCGTAAGAGTGCGAAAAAGCACAAAGTCAGCCGGTCCCAAGCGGAAGAAATATTTTTCAATGAACCGCTTATGGTGATGGAAGATGCCAGGCATAGTCAGACGGAAGCCCGTTACCATGCTCTGGGTGAAACTGACGATGGAAGGCTACTGCATATCACTTTCACCTTGAGACAAAGCGGTACGCTAATCAGAGTGATTTCCGCTCGTGATATGCACCGAAAAGAGAGGGCTGTTTATGAGCAAGTTGAAAAAGATTCCTGA
- the recR gene encoding recombination mediator RecR, with amino-acid sequence MAFAPALSRLIDAFRVLPGVGAKSAQRMAFHLLQNEPEGGIHLAQTIQTAIANIRHCRECRMFAEAELCEICRNEQRDASRVCVVESPADVMAIEQNTNFDGRYFVLMGHLSPIDGIGPEQLGLDVLRDRLVRGPVAELILAVGATVEGEATAQYIADLARQNSASVTRIAHGVPVGGELEYVDAGTLSQAFSGRRPL; translated from the coding sequence ATGGCCTTTGCTCCTGCTTTATCCCGGCTGATCGACGCTTTCCGCGTACTGCCCGGCGTGGGCGCGAAAAGCGCCCAGCGTATGGCGTTTCATCTGCTTCAGAACGAGCCCGAGGGCGGTATCCATCTGGCGCAGACGATTCAGACGGCGATAGCCAACATCCGGCATTGCCGCGAATGTCGGATGTTCGCCGAAGCCGAGCTTTGCGAGATCTGTCGAAACGAGCAGCGGGATGCCAGCCGCGTGTGCGTGGTCGAAAGTCCGGCCGATGTCATGGCCATCGAGCAGAACACCAACTTCGACGGGCGCTATTTCGTGCTCATGGGGCATCTGTCGCCCATCGACGGTATCGGCCCCGAGCAGCTCGGCCTGGATGTTCTGCGCGACCGTCTGGTCCGCGGACCGGTGGCGGAGCTGATACTCGCCGTCGGCGCCACCGTCGAGGGCGAGGCGACCGCTCAGTACATCGCCGACCTCGCGCGCCAGAACAGCGCCAGTGTCACCCGTATTGCCCACGGCGTACCGGTGGGGGGCGAGCTCGAGTACGTCGACGCCGGCACCCTGAGCCAGGCGTTCTCCGGCCGCCGGCCGCTGTAA
- a CDS encoding BrnA antitoxin family protein, protein MSKLKKIPDFKNEAEEKEFWESHDSTDYINWSPAQRASFPQLKPSTKTISLRLPEALLDRIKTEANKRDMPYQSLIKVWLADDVNETRRTD, encoded by the coding sequence ATGAGCAAGTTGAAAAAGATTCCTGATTTTAAAAATGAGGCGGAAGAAAAAGAGTTCTGGGAAAGCCATGACTCGACCGATTATATAAATTGGAGTCCGGCTCAACGGGCTTCGTTTCCCCAGTTAAAGCCCTCGACCAAAACTATATCGCTGCGTTTGCCCGAAGCTCTTCTCGATCGCATCAAAACCGAAGCTAACAAACGTGATATGCCCTACCAGTCGTTGATCAAGGTTTGGCTGGCGGACGACGTGAACGAAACCCGGCGAACCGACTGA
- a CDS encoding YbaB/EbfC family nucleoid-associated protein, producing the protein MKGSIGKMMQQAQAMQGKMQEAQKELAQMEITGESGAGLVKVVMTGKHEVKKVHIDPSALEEDPEFLEDLVAAAINDAVQHVETASKEKMSELTGGMELPEGMSLPF; encoded by the coding sequence ATGAAAGGTTCCATCGGCAAAATGATGCAACAGGCCCAGGCCATGCAGGGCAAGATGCAGGAAGCCCAGAAAGAGCTGGCGCAGATGGAAATCACGGGTGAGTCCGGCGCCGGACTGGTCAAGGTCGTGATGACCGGAAAGCACGAAGTCAAAAAAGTGCATATCGACCCGTCGGCACTGGAAGAAGACCCGGAGTTCCTCGAGGATCTCGTGGCCGCGGCAATCAACGACGCCGTTCAACACGTGGAGACCGCAAGCAAGGAAAAAATGTCCGAGCTGACGGGCGGCATGGAACTGCCGGAAGGCATGAGCCTGCCGTTCTAA
- a CDS encoding IS110 family transposase, with the protein MSEFSVYVGLDVHKATIAVAVAAAGRAAPVYRGEIANTATAIKRLMHKLSPDGEVLGVCYEAGPCGYGLHRQITQMGHDCIVVAPGLMPRRATDRVKTDRRDALSLARLHRAGELTPVWVPDQEQEAMRDLTRAREDLKAIERVARQRLGAFLLRHGHVYDGKSRWTQAHFRWIERLRMATPVQQIVLTEYIDTVHDAQRRVAALIEQMRRACETWSMRPVVEALMALRGISLITAMTVLAELGDITRFDSPRQLMAYLGLVPSEHSSGGATRQGGITKTGNGHVRRVLVEAAWAYRFPARKSAVIQRRAEQTSPHVQAIAWQAQKRLCGRYRHLIGAGKNTPQATTAVARELAGFIWAIACDVPVNTAAVA; encoded by the coding sequence ATGTCAGAGTTTAGCGTTTATGTCGGATTGGATGTGCACAAGGCCACGATTGCGGTGGCTGTGGCAGCTGCGGGTCGGGCCGCGCCGGTTTACCGCGGCGAGATTGCCAATACGGCCACGGCGATCAAGCGCCTGATGCACAAGCTGTCGCCGGATGGTGAAGTGCTGGGCGTGTGCTACGAAGCCGGGCCGTGCGGCTACGGCCTGCATCGTCAGATCACGCAGATGGGCCACGACTGTATCGTGGTGGCCCCCGGTTTGATGCCGCGCCGCGCCACGGATCGGGTGAAGACCGACCGGCGGGATGCGCTGAGTCTGGCACGGCTCCATCGCGCCGGTGAGCTCACCCCGGTTTGGGTGCCCGATCAAGAGCAGGAAGCCATGCGCGATCTCACTCGGGCGCGCGAAGATCTCAAAGCGATCGAGCGCGTGGCGCGTCAGCGCCTGGGCGCGTTCCTGCTGCGTCACGGTCACGTGTATGACGGCAAGAGTCGATGGACCCAGGCGCATTTTCGCTGGATCGAGCGACTCCGCATGGCCACGCCCGTGCAGCAGATCGTTTTGACGGAATATATCGATACCGTGCACGACGCGCAGCGTCGCGTGGCGGCGCTGATCGAACAGATGCGCCGGGCCTGCGAGACCTGGTCCATGCGCCCGGTCGTCGAAGCGCTCATGGCCCTGCGCGGCATCTCGCTGATCACCGCCATGACCGTGCTGGCCGAGTTGGGCGATATCACCCGCTTTGATTCACCGCGTCAATTGATGGCCTATCTCGGCCTGGTTCCCAGCGAGCACTCGAGCGGGGGCGCGACGCGTCAAGGCGGCATCACCAAGACCGGCAACGGTCATGTGCGGCGTGTGCTCGTCGAAGCCGCCTGGGCGTATCGTTTCCCCGCGCGCAAGAGTGCGGTGATACAGCGCCGAGCCGAACAAACGAGCCCTCACGTGCAGGCGATCGCCTGGCAGGCTCAGAAACGGTTATGCGGCCGTTATCGACATCTGATCGGTGCGGGTAAGAACACGCCCCAAGCGACGACCGCGGTGGCGCGTGAACTGGCGGGTTTCATCTGGGCGATCGCCTGTGACGTTCCGGTGAACACGGCGGCGGTCGCTTAA
- a CDS encoding IS110 family transposase, with the protein MSEFSVYVGLDVHKATIAVAVAAAGRAAPVYRGEIANTATAIKRLMHKLSPDGEVLGVCYEAGPCGYGLHRQITQMGHDCIVVAPGLMPRRATDRVKTDRRDALSLARLHRAGELTPVWVPDQEQEAMRDLTRAREDLKAIERVARQRLGAFLLRHGHVYDGKSRWTQAHFRWIERLRMATPVQQIVLTEYIDTVHDAQRRVAALIEQMRRACETWSMRPVVEALMALRGISLITAMTVLAELGDITRFDSPRQLMAYLGLVPSEHSSGGATRQGGITKTGNGHVRRVLVEAAWAYRFPARKSAVIQRRAEQTSPHVQAIAWQAQKRLCGRYRHLIGAGKNTPQATTAVARELAGFIWAIACDVPVNTAAVA; encoded by the coding sequence ATGTCAGAGTTTAGCGTTTATGTCGGATTGGATGTGCACAAGGCCACGATTGCGGTGGCTGTGGCAGCTGCGGGTCGGGCCGCGCCGGTTTACCGCGGCGAGATTGCCAATACGGCCACGGCGATCAAGCGCCTGATGCACAAGCTGTCGCCGGATGGTGAAGTGCTGGGCGTGTGCTACGAAGCCGGGCCGTGCGGCTACGGCCTGCATCGTCAGATCACGCAGATGGGCCACGACTGTATCGTGGTGGCCCCCGGTTTGATGCCGCGCCGCGCCACGGATCGGGTGAAGACCGACCGGCGGGATGCGCTGAGTCTGGCACGGCTCCATCGCGCCGGTGAGCTCACCCCGGTTTGGGTGCCCGATCAAGAGCAGGAAGCCATGCGCGATCTCACTCGGGCGCGCGAAGATCTCAAAGCGATCGAGCGCGTGGCGCGTCAGCGCCTGGGCGCGTTCCTGCTGCGTCACGGTCACGTGTATGACGGCAAGAGTCGATGGACCCAGGCGCATTTTCGCTGGATCGAGCGACTCCGCATGGCCACGCCCGTGCAGCAGATCGTTTTGACGGAATATATCGATACCGTGCACGACGCGCAGCGTCGCGTGGCGGCGCTGATCGAACAGATGCGCCGGGCCTGCGAGACCTGGTCCATGCGCCCGGTCGTCGAAGCGCTCATGGCCCTGCGCGGCATCTCGCTGATCACCGCCATGACCGTGCTGGCCGAGTTGGGCGATATCACCCGCTTTGATTCACCGCGTCAATTGATGGCCTATCTCGGCCTGGTTCCCAGCGAGCACTCGAGCGGGGGCGCGACGCGTCAAGGCGGCATCACCAAGACCGGCAACGGTCATGTGCGGCGTGTGCTCGTCGAAGCCGCCTGGGCGTATCGTTTCCCCGCGCGCAAGAGTGCGGTGATACAGCGCCGAGCCGAACAAACGAGCCCTCACGTGCAGGCGATCGCCTGGCAGGCTCAGAAACGGTTATGCGGCCGTTATCGACATCTGATCGGTGCGGGTAAGAACACGCCCCAAGCGACGACCGCGGTGGCGCGTGAA
- a CDS encoding cryptochrome/photolyase family protein, which produces MAGIRNLVIVLGDQLDRGLSALDDYDPEQDVVWMAENQTEATHVWCHKKRLVLFFAAMRHHRDDLCARGYRVWYHALDVDGRRDSGVDFVAILTTAVRELGPKRLVMTECGDYRVQRVLADCAKHHDLPLQVRPDRHFYCRLEAFNDWADARGSLTLEYFYRWMRRTEHILMVGDQPEGGQWNFDKQNRQTFGRDGPGELPPLRRFRPDAITRAVIDMVAARFDGHPGHIESFDLPVTPEEARTALRDFIDHRLALFGDYQDALWTDMPFAYHSRLSAALNLHLIGPRECVDAAIAAYESGKAPLNSVEGYIRQLLGWREFVRGLYWHEMPAYAGRNALRAELPVPRGYWDGDTDMACVADAMRNVVDNGYAHHIQRLMVLGLFALVAGVHPYRFHEWHMAMYLDAIDWASLPNSLGMSQFGDGGLLGTKPYCASGNYINKMSNYCKHCRFDYKQASGDKACPITTLYWDFLDRNLEAFRDNRRMVFQVKNLERKRADTELMAAIRRQARTLRQQIEDGERI; this is translated from the coding sequence TTGGCTGGTATCCGAAATCTCGTCATCGTGCTCGGCGATCAGTTGGATCGCGGCCTGTCGGCGTTGGACGATTACGATCCCGAGCAGGATGTGGTCTGGATGGCGGAAAACCAGACCGAAGCGACGCATGTGTGGTGCCACAAGAAACGGCTGGTGCTGTTTTTTGCCGCCATGCGCCATCATCGCGACGATCTGTGCGCGCGTGGATACCGCGTCTGGTACCACGCGCTGGACGTGGACGGGCGGCGCGACAGCGGCGTCGATTTCGTGGCGATCCTGACCACCGCGGTACGCGAGCTCGGCCCGAAGCGGCTGGTGATGACCGAATGCGGTGATTATCGGGTACAGCGCGTACTGGCCGATTGTGCAAAGCACCACGACCTGCCCCTGCAGGTTCGGCCCGATCGCCACTTCTACTGCCGTCTCGAGGCTTTCAACGACTGGGCCGATGCCCGGGGCTCGCTGACGCTGGAGTACTTCTATCGCTGGATGCGGCGCACCGAGCATATCCTGATGGTTGGCGACCAGCCGGAAGGCGGCCAATGGAATTTCGACAAGCAGAACCGCCAAACCTTTGGCCGAGACGGCCCCGGCGAACTCCCGCCGCTTCGTCGTTTTCGGCCGGACGCGATCACGCGAGCCGTTATCGATATGGTCGCAGCGCGATTCGATGGTCACCCCGGCCACATCGAGAGCTTCGACCTCCCGGTCACCCCCGAGGAAGCGCGCACGGCGTTGCGCGATTTCATCGACCATCGGCTCGCGTTGTTCGGCGACTATCAGGATGCGCTCTGGACCGACATGCCGTTCGCCTATCACTCCCGCCTGTCCGCCGCGCTCAATCTTCATCTCATCGGCCCGCGCGAATGCGTCGACGCGGCTATCGCGGCTTACGAGTCCGGCAAGGCGCCGCTGAACAGCGTCGAGGGATATATCCGCCAGCTGCTGGGATGGCGGGAATTCGTGCGCGGCCTCTATTGGCACGAAATGCCCGCCTATGCCGGCCGGAACGCGCTGCGCGCCGAATTACCGGTGCCGCGCGGGTATTGGGACGGCGACACCGATATGGCCTGTGTTGCCGACGCCATGCGCAACGTGGTGGACAACGGTTACGCCCATCATATCCAGCGGCTGATGGTGCTCGGGCTTTTCGCGCTCGTGGCCGGCGTGCACCCGTACCGCTTTCACGAATGGCATATGGCGATGTATCTGGATGCCATCGACTGGGCCAGCCTGCCCAACTCGCTCGGCATGAGCCAGTTCGGCGATGGCGGCCTGCTTGGCACCAAACCGTATTGCGCATCAGGCAATTACATCAACAAGATGAGTAATTACTGCAAGCATTGCCGGTTCGACTACAAGCAGGCAAGTGGCGATAAAGCGTGTCCAATAACAACGCTTTACTGGGATTTCCTCGACCGTAATCTAGAGGCTTTTCGCGATAATCGGCGCATGGTGTTTCAGGTCAAGAACCTGGAAAGGAAACGCGCGGATACGGAATTGATGGCGGCCATTCGTCGCCAGGCTCGTACGCTCCGGCAGCAGATCGAAGACGGCGAAAGGATTTGA
- a CDS encoding transposase, with amino-acid sequence MRYRRNYVDGGCYFFTVVTAGRRPWFAEARHVDFLRDAVRAVRSRHQFDIEAMVVLPDHLHAIWTLPPGERNYSLRWRLVKAHVSKRMAVSTPIWQPRFWEHTIRDESDFAQHMDYIHYNPVKHGLAPAPAAWPHSSFAHCVQQGWYTPDWGRVSPAIPADIGRE; translated from the coding sequence ATGCGCTACCGTCGTAACTACGTGGATGGCGGCTGTTACTTCTTTACCGTCGTAACGGCGGGTCGCCGCCCGTGGTTTGCCGAGGCGCGCCATGTCGACTTCCTTCGCGATGCGGTGCGCGCCGTGCGTTCGCGTCACCAGTTCGATATCGAGGCGATGGTCGTCTTGCCGGATCACCTGCATGCGATCTGGACATTGCCGCCGGGCGAACGCAATTACTCGCTGCGTTGGCGTCTGGTTAAAGCCCATGTATCCAAACGCATGGCCGTCTCGACGCCGATATGGCAACCGCGCTTCTGGGAACACACGATCCGCGATGAAAGCGATTTCGCCCAGCATATGGATTACATCCACTACAACCCGGTCAAGCACGGCCTCGCGCCAGCCCCGGCCGCGTGGCCGCATTCGAGCTTCGCGCATTGTGTACAGCAGGGCTGGTATACGCCGGACTGGGGTCGCGTGTCGCCCGCGATACCGGCAGATATCGGGCGCGAATAA